The segment TTGTCTTCGGGCAGGCGGCGGCTCAGAGCGCCTTTCAGGTATGCGAACCAGGAGTTCATCTATTGGGATTATAGCTCATTTTGGGTGAAGAGTGAAATTGACAAACAAAGAGATCCCCCCTTTATCCCCCCTTCAGTAAGGGGGGAAATGAGAAGAAAAATCAATATAAGAAATTATTATTGAGCTATCTTGCATGTTTTTAACCCCCCTTACCCAAGGGGGGTGGCGAAGCAGCACAAACTATCCGCCGACCCTGGTGGATATAGTTTGTCTGTCCCTTTAGGGGCCGGGGGGATATATATCTTGAGGATGAGCTTGTTTTTCGGCTATTTTACTTTTGGCCCGATGACAAAATCATAAGGCCTTCGGAACCACCAGCGCTTGCTGTCCACCCAGCAGCTGGCCACAGTCCTGTCTTTGTGAATGTATTTGACCAGCGGTCCGTCCTGGGTTTCAAAATAAATCGTTTCAATTTTTGGCCGCCAGAGCCTGGCAATAATGCCTGTTTTTTTCAGTAGGCGATAAGGTTTTCTTAAAAAGAACTTCATAGCTCTTATGATATGTAGCCGGCCATGCAGTACCCTGGCCCAGATCAATCCTATCCTTCCGTTGCAAACTTTGTGAATTTTTCCTTTGCGCTCGTAATAGGTTACTTTGCCGATGAGATTTTCTTCCGTCACTGGTTCATCGTCGTTTTGAGGGTTGTTATCTCCGCGGGTAATCGAAGTATTATCCGATTTATTTACTATCCGGTGGACAAGCTTCTTATCAATTAATTTTGAATCTTGACTTTTAATGACAAGAATATCGCCTTTATTTAGTTTTTTTAAAAATATACTATTTACAAATAAATTGTCACCCGGTTTGAAAGTTCCTTTCATACTATTGCCAGAATAAATCAGAGAATTTTTTATGTTTTTAGTCAACATTGATCTTTTAGTCGAATTCATAAAAAATTAGATTTGAAGTGATTGACTAATTGTTTTCTGATCAACTTCTCCTTTCTTTAGATAAAGGTTATAGACTGGTGTTTGTTTTACAACTTCATAAAGAAGGTTGAACAAATCGATTCTCATTTTTTTTGGGATTATTATGGAATTT is part of the Candidatus Aminicenantes bacterium genome and harbors:
- a CDS encoding signal peptidase I, which encodes MKGTFKPGDNLFVNSIFLKKLNKGDILVIKSQDSKLIDKKLVHRIVNKSDNTSITRGDNNPQNDDEPVTEENLIGKVTYYERKGKIHKVCNGRIGLIWARVLHGRLHIIRAMKFFLRKPYRLLKKTGIIARLWRPKIETIYFETQDGPLVKYIHKDRTVASCWVDSKRWWFRRPYDFVIGPKVK